A stretch of the Sphingosinithalassobacter tenebrarum genome encodes the following:
- the ruvA gene encoding Holliday junction branch migration protein RuvA yields MIAHLTGKLVSAGADHAVIDVNGVGYLVGASARTLEALGITGDHVTVHTEMLVSEDSIRLMGFASADERDWFRLLTSVQGVGAKVALAILSTLAPEEVQGAIARADSAMIARANGVGPKLAQRICNELKDKAGVALGGGAEAGAASAPAAGASQDAVSALLNLGFKPAEASAAVKAADDELGAGASLDALVRLALRKAAK; encoded by the coding sequence ATGATCGCGCATCTCACCGGAAAACTGGTGTCGGCGGGTGCCGATCATGCGGTGATCGACGTGAACGGCGTCGGCTATCTGGTCGGCGCGTCGGCGCGGACGCTCGAAGCGCTCGGCATCACCGGCGACCATGTGACGGTGCACACCGAAATGCTGGTTTCGGAGGATTCGATCCGGCTGATGGGCTTTGCCAGCGCCGACGAACGCGACTGGTTCCGCCTGCTCACCAGCGTCCAGGGCGTCGGCGCGAAAGTGGCGCTGGCGATTCTCTCCACGCTCGCGCCCGAAGAAGTGCAGGGCGCGATCGCCCGCGCCGACAGCGCGATGATCGCGCGCGCTAACGGCGTCGGCCCGAAACTCGCCCAGCGCATCTGCAACGAATTGAAGGACAAGGCGGGCGTCGCGCTCGGCGGCGGCGCGGAGGCGGGCGCGGCGTCGGCCCCGGCGGCCGGCGCGAGCCAGGACGCGGTATCGGCGCTGCTCAACCTCGGCTTCAAACCCGCCGAAGCGAGCGCGGCGGTGAAGGCGGCGGACGATGAACTCGGCGCGGGCGCGAGTCTCGACGCGCTGGTGCGACTGGCGCTGCGGAAGGCGGCGAAGTGA